The Hemiscyllium ocellatum isolate sHemOce1 chromosome 5, sHemOce1.pat.X.cur, whole genome shotgun sequence region TTTACGGAATGAACAGAAAAGAGGATAATGTGGAAACTGTTTAACCATTATTACATGGAATATAAAATGGCCTCTCcttctgctcctccatcttaaCATCTTAACTTCCGGTTGAGCATGAGTTACCAATCTAGTTTTGACAAAGGGTTTTGTATCTAATCTGCAATTGCCTGAAATGAGATTTTTCTACATTGGATGATCAGTGGAAAAGTATCCCATTCTTCAACACCAgtatccttcactttaaaaggcACAACAATTTATCCAATTCTTATATAAATAATAATGTTAAAATTCAGCTTTGATCAAATTAGAAACCATTTTGAAGCAAACATTTACACCCTAATTTTTATGAGATCCTACATTACTGTGCGCATACACCCAGCAAAGATTCTAAAATCAGTCATCCAATCACGTTCATCCAACTAACTCAATGACTGCTTCTAAAATCAATTTTGAGCTCTTTATCAAGGCAACTTAAAACAATTTTTCCAACAGCCTTCACTGCAGTATCGAGCTATATGCACACACAGATCTCAAATTCCATTAGTGTCAGTGTCACTGGCTTAAGTCTGTCACAAGTCCAACAAAGGTTATATTTATGCAATGTCATTCAATATCTACTGGGAAGAGGCCTTGTGTGATTGTCAGATGATGATAGAATTTGGCATAACTCTGACAGTCTTCATGttacagcaggagaaagtgagaactgcagatgctggagatcagagctgaaaatgtgttgctggaaaaacgcagcaggtcaggcagcatccaaggagcaggagaatcgacgtttcgggtatgagcccttcttcaggattctcctgcttcttggatgctgcctgacctgctgcacttttccagcaacacattttcagttcatgttaCAGCAACCTGTTAACACTTGCCTGTTCAGGTTCATAGACATGTAATTATTTGAATGATGTACTTCATGATAAGGTAATGTCAGCAACTTCAGGATTGGTGGGAGAGTTAATACAAGCGCTCTAGAGGTCAGGAGAGGAAAGGTAGCTTAGCATTTTCTGACCATAATGAGTTCCTTACTTGCTGGTTGAGGGACACACCATGTCTTGTAGGATAGCCATGTACCAATACCATACAGAACTGCTGAAGCAAAGCCAAAGAACTGTAAAACAGAAGTGGGGTTAGGGGATTTTCTGAAGAAACCAAAAAAAGGCAATTATTCTTAAATCATGCATCCTCTTTACTCCGAGTTTACCTGTGCTAAATTTTCTGGATTCAAACAGGAAAAGGATAAAGATTGAATAACCAGTCTCAGTGTCTTGTGTTtggagagagaagaacaaaacTGACTAGTTTTTTTTCCCTAGTTACTGTCCAATAACACTTCCATAATGTAATCTTAATTTGAAACTAAATTAAGTTGAAATTTGCATGATACTTATGTAAAATGTATGGCAACTATCCTGGTAGTGATGAATGGGTCCATAAAATGTCCTTGCAAAGTGTAAAACAACACTCCATCCCTCAATGTATTTGATGGACCCAATCATAAAACATCAACCAGGACATTCGCCAAGTGGCTCATACCTAACGTCTGCTTGCATCAATGCAAAATCAAGAATTTTCACTTTCAAGTTGCTGATTATTATGAGCCAGTATGTGGGTTTGTAATGAAGGATTCTACTTTACTTTCTAACTAAAATCAAAACTGATCTGCAAGGagttttaaagtaaaaattattcCTTACCACCCCAGCTGCCAATCCAGCATAGCCAGCAGTCTTAGTTGCTCCAACAATTGCAGCAATTAACAGCAGAATTGTAGCAACAATATAGTGAAGAAATTCCTGCGTTAGAAGTATAACATTATGAATACCACACTTGACATAAAATGATGAAGCTATACTGCTGATTCTGCATAAAAACATTAGCTTAATGAAGGAGTTGGTTAAAATTCTTTAACAGTTGCATGTTACAATTCAATTTCAGTCACTAAGTACATGGGCAATTCTGGAGTAGGAAGTGGTCCAAACACATCAATACAGTACATACATACAAGATTACATCATGGATCAGATAgattcgaaacgtcagctcttttctttccttacaaatgctgccagacctgctgagattttccagcattttctctttttgccTCATCTAATGACCCAgtgtcatgagttcaaatcccaaaaTCAGCAAAAGAAAAAGGATAGGAAATTTGCAAGAAGTAATACACATCCTGACTCTATGAAGTCTGTCCAACATCTACAGGACACAAATCAGGAATACAATGGAATATTTTTTGCTTGCCTGGATATGGCTCGTTCCAAAAACAGAGCTATTTTGCCCCAATTCAGAACAatgcccacttgactggcaccatattgaacatttactccctccaacactgacacATCATGGCTACAAATACAACAGGCACTTCAAAAGCCTTGAAAGTTTCTTTGACAGTCGCTTTCAACGCTGAAACTCTACCATCTAGAGGAAATGTACCACAGGCACTACATCCAAATCAGGCACCACCTTGACTATAGCACTGACCTTCATCctcactgggtcaaaaatcctgaaactccttacCCAAACCACTGTGGGAGTATTTACATCAAGTAGTCTGTGGTTTAAAAAGTTAGCTCACCAGCATGCTCCCAAGGGCCatgaaggatgggcaataaattctgaccttGGTAGCAACACCAGTATTTCATGAATGACTAACTCAAAATCTATTATGTTACATCATGATCCCAAAAGAACACTAATAAAGAAACGGAAGTCTTATCAAGGGGATACTAGACCTTGGTGACAAATAGCCTCAAGTGGCTGGATAAAATCTATGGCTGTATTAAACAGAAAGGAGCAGTGACTTCATCAAATATCCTGGCTAACATTATCCTTCTACAAACATCGCTAAAATGACTTTTTTTCTTATATTTGTCTCATTCATTTTCTGCAACCTTGCTTGTCACATTAAAATATTGGAAGTACTGGCTCAGAAAGGACCTTACGACATGTCTTTGCATTTATGTTACACCTTCCTCCAAGCACAAAAGCAGGATTTCAATATTAAAACGTAAGTTCAATTTATTGAAAAAACAATGCAATTTATACACCAGGTTTTATAAACAGCTTCTCAGTCTCAATTTCAAGCTGGGATTCCCAAATACACTTACACATATTCCTCAAGGGCATCATGAAACTTAATAGGAATGAAAATGCATTCTATGCAAAAACGATTAGTATTTATTGGATTCTGGAGTTATGTAAACTTAACCACTTACTGTTAGCGGCCAGTGAATGCAAGTGATTTTCAAATGAAGTCTTGTGAGGTAAATGGTATAAAAGACTAAAGCCATAATAAGAAACCAGATGGTCACAACTTCAAAGTAGCGGTAAGTCGAGATGTCCGTCCATTCTGACAACCTTATACATAGGAATGCTATGAACACCACAACCTGAAAAAGGAAAAGTATGCATTGAATTGAACATCTTAGCCCTTTTGGTAACAAATGAATGGTATAGAAATATTGTGAACCTCAATAATTTTGTTTAGTGTTTAGATTACAATTTTTCAAATCTTATCGGGGTCTGGGTAACAAGAGCATGGTGAGCTGCATGTGGCAGAATTGGATAAAAGGTCCAACGAGACCTAACTTTTATGTATTTGCCAAGCAGGGAGATCGGCATCTCACTGGGCCACTGAGCTGTTGATTAATGGAGGGCTCTGGCTTGTTTAATGCTCGATTAATTCCACAGTTCTCATTAATGTTCAGCTTCCTGTCTTATCAAGCATGCTAATCAAGCTCCATGGGAATCAGAGCAGGTACTTATAGACTTCAGCTCACCATGGGCTGTTAGGAGTCTCCATGATGCTCAGTACCAAACAGCATCTAAGTCTATGACCCACAGATACCAGCCACATCCATAGACATTGTTATCTGATATTTTCCAATTCCTCACAACCATCATGGCACCTCGCTGATACATGCACAGGCTGCTCAGGAACTACAGACCTACACTGCAGTGTGAACCCGCAACTAGAAACCAGAGCAAGGAAGACTTTGCATAGAACAACTGGCACCCAGTTCACAGACTGGACTAAGCTGCATCTTAGAGCAAATCACTTTCCTCTCTTAGCACTTGCGCACTTAATACTAGCTGCATGCTCAAAGCATCCATACCTTGCCTTGTCATGCTCATGCCATTACTGTTGAATAAACACACACATCAGTTCATCACCTGCATGTACCAGCTGCCTATGCAACAAACACACTATAAACATCTGTTCAAGCACATGTGCCAAATCACAAACAGGGTGGGAGATAGTCCTCAGTTCAGTCACTGGAAAAGCTATTGGTCAGAGGGATCCCAGTGCAGCGCACACAGAGTCCAGGAGCTCAAACATGATCAGTCAGCAATGTGGGAGCTCAGATTCAGGAGGTTTGTCCAACAGCAGTCCAGAAAGTTGGCAACCATTAGTCCTGACTTGTCCCGTCACATCTTCAAAGTACTCAATAAAGCTTATGAGGCCtgtcctgcccctcacaaagccatgctgactatctttaatcaaactatgtttttccaaatagtcataaatcctacctctcagaatcctttccagtaccttgcttaccacagacgtaagactgactgatctgtaattgccagggatttctctattccctttttgaacagaggaacaacattcacatcCCTCCAATCATTCGCTACTACTCCCG contains the following coding sequences:
- the cmtm7 gene encoding CKLF-like MARVEL transmembrane domain-containing protein 7; the protein is MAETRRSTDSGFLDLSYAKSFSGILKIVQAVVVFIAFLCIRLSEWTDISTYRYFEVVTIWFLIMALVFYTIYLTRLHLKITCIHWPLTEFLHYIVATILLLIAAIVGATKTAGYAGLAAGVFFGFASAVLYGIGTWLSYKTWCVPQPATVSV